The following proteins come from a genomic window of Novosphingobium aromaticivorans DSM 12444:
- the map gene encoding type I methionyl aminopeptidase, with the protein MTEYVTVEDHSVLPRDGTIKLHGPAGFEGMRKAGRLAAEILDALAPLVQPGVRTDYLDDVVRQMTLDAGAVPATMGYRGYAHSSCISINHVVCHGIPSDKTLKDGDIVNIDVTPLLDGWHGDSSRMYLVGDVPLKARRLVDVTYECLMIGIEQAKPGARLGDIGAAIQAHAEKQRYGVVREFCGHGLGRLFHDAPEVVHAARAGTGPELRPGMFFTIEPMINLGKPGVKILEDGWTAVTRDRSLSAQFEHSIGITEDGCEIFTASPKGLDKPPYAV; encoded by the coding sequence ATGACCGAATACGTTACAGTCGAAGACCACAGCGTCCTGCCGCGCGACGGGACCATCAAGCTCCATGGCCCCGCCGGCTTCGAGGGCATGCGCAAGGCGGGCCGGCTGGCCGCCGAGATTCTCGACGCCCTGGCCCCGCTGGTCCAGCCCGGCGTGCGCACGGACTACCTCGACGATGTCGTGCGCCAGATGACGCTCGATGCCGGAGCGGTACCCGCGACGATGGGTTACCGCGGCTACGCGCACTCCTCGTGCATTTCGATAAACCACGTCGTCTGCCACGGCATTCCGTCGGACAAGACGCTCAAGGACGGAGACATCGTCAATATCGACGTGACCCCGCTGCTCGATGGTTGGCACGGCGATTCCAGCCGCATGTACCTCGTCGGCGACGTGCCGCTGAAAGCGCGCCGCCTTGTCGACGTGACCTATGAATGCCTGATGATCGGCATCGAGCAGGCCAAGCCCGGCGCCCGCCTCGGCGACATTGGCGCGGCCATCCAGGCCCATGCCGAAAAGCAGCGCTATGGCGTCGTGCGCGAGTTCTGCGGCCACGGCCTCGGACGCCTGTTCCACGATGCGCCGGAAGTGGTCCACGCCGCCCGCGCCGGAACCGGACCGGAACTTCGTCCTGGCATGTTCTTCACGATCGAGCCCATGATCAATCTCGGCAAGCCCGGAGTGAAGATCCTCGAGGATGGCTGGACAGCGGTCACGCGCGACCGCTCGCTCTCGGCGCAGTTCGAGCACTCGATCGGGATCACCGAGGACGGCTGCGAAATCTTCACCGCCAGCCCCAAGGGCCTCGACAAGCCGCCCTACGCGGTCTGA
- a CDS encoding PdaC/SigV domain-containing protein: MRPTTLLPLALLAACSAPDDPKATRSAPEATSTAPEAPQPPTQTPVTARDVHEDNDLYVFDYSYPAAAGAIPALKDLLDKELEKARADLKAEAANGRAEAKANDFPYHPHSHSVEWKVVTDLPAWLSLSTLVGFYSGGAHPNYAYDTILWDRIAGKRRAPVDLFTSKAALSAAIRAPFCKELDRQRAKKREGYEPGGGIPEFEECIDPAEQTVILGSSNGKAFDRIGVLVAPYAAGPYAEGDYEVTVPVSAKVLAAVKPEFKGTFVAR; the protein is encoded by the coding sequence ATGCGCCCGACCACGCTCCTGCCCCTCGCGCTGCTCGCGGCCTGTTCAGCACCCGATGACCCGAAAGCGACCCGAAGTGCACCTGAGGCGACATCGACCGCACCCGAAGCGCCGCAACCGCCTACCCAGACGCCGGTGACCGCACGCGACGTGCACGAGGACAACGACCTCTACGTCTTCGACTATTCCTACCCCGCCGCCGCCGGTGCGATTCCCGCGCTCAAGGACCTGCTCGACAAGGAGCTTGAAAAGGCACGCGCCGACCTCAAGGCCGAGGCGGCTAATGGGCGGGCGGAAGCCAAGGCCAACGATTTCCCCTATCATCCCCACAGCCACAGCGTGGAATGGAAGGTGGTGACCGACCTTCCGGCCTGGCTCAGCCTGTCCACTCTTGTCGGCTTCTACTCTGGCGGCGCGCATCCGAACTACGCCTACGACACCATCCTGTGGGACAGGATCGCCGGGAAGCGGCGTGCGCCCGTGGATCTCTTCACGTCCAAGGCCGCGCTGTCTGCCGCGATCCGGGCCCCCTTCTGCAAGGAACTCGACCGCCAGCGCGCGAAGAAGCGGGAAGGCTACGAACCGGGCGGCGGCATCCCCGAATTCGAGGAATGCATCGATCCGGCAGAGCAAACGGTGATCCTCGGGTCATCGAACGGCAAGGCGTTCGACCGCATCGGCGTACTCGTCGCGCCCTATGCGGCAGGACCCTATGCCGAAGGCGACTATGAAGTGACGGTTCCGGTCTCCGCCAAGGTCCTCGCGGCCGTGAAGCCCGAATTCAAGGGCACCTTCGTCGCACGATGA
- a CDS encoding leucyl aminopeptidase family protein gives MTDKNALIQPDRGQQAIALHLVDKATLPDFLKGINAGQRASLVAQKFEGGGYEHAIVPDGDGWFAVAGVANVDDLSSWCMARLADVLPGGTYRRAGGEPGKALHGWITGQYRFDRYRKDATESEPRILLTKDVALIEPAIAEASAVLMVRDLVNTPAEDMGPAQLEAEARALAKTWHAEVHVVSGDALERDYPMVHAVGRAAARSHAPRLIELEWGDPKHPRVAIVGKGVCFDSGGLDIKPSSGMALMKKDMGGAAHALALAGLVMAMGLKVRLHVLLPAVENAISGHAFRPGDILRGRNGLSVEVTNTDAEGRLVLGDALVRASEMKPELVIDFATLTGAARVALGPDLPAMFARKDETANGLLVAGIERDDPCWRLPLFEGYREYLKSDVADLQNSPANGFAGASVAALFLDRFVGEGIDWAHFDTFAWRPAAKPGRPKGGDALGLRAAWGLLKARYG, from the coding sequence ATGACGGACAAGAACGCGCTGATCCAGCCTGATCGCGGCCAGCAGGCCATTGCCCTCCACCTTGTCGACAAGGCGACGCTGCCGGATTTTCTCAAGGGAATCAATGCAGGCCAGCGCGCCAGCCTTGTTGCGCAGAAGTTCGAGGGCGGAGGGTACGAACATGCGATCGTGCCCGATGGCGACGGCTGGTTCGCAGTCGCCGGGGTGGCCAACGTCGATGACCTTTCGTCGTGGTGCATGGCCAGGCTGGCGGACGTTCTGCCGGGCGGCACATATCGCCGCGCTGGCGGGGAGCCGGGCAAGGCGCTGCACGGATGGATTACCGGGCAATACCGGTTCGACCGTTATCGCAAGGACGCGACAGAGAGCGAGCCGCGCATCCTCCTGACCAAGGACGTGGCGCTGATCGAACCGGCCATTGCGGAAGCATCGGCCGTCCTGATGGTGCGCGACCTGGTAAATACGCCGGCCGAGGACATGGGCCCCGCGCAGCTTGAGGCGGAAGCGCGGGCGCTGGCCAAGACCTGGCACGCTGAGGTCCACGTCGTGTCGGGCGACGCGCTGGAGCGGGACTATCCGATGGTCCACGCCGTCGGCCGAGCCGCGGCGCGCAGCCATGCGCCGCGCCTGATCGAACTGGAATGGGGCGATCCGAAGCATCCCCGCGTCGCGATCGTCGGCAAGGGCGTCTGCTTCGATTCGGGGGGGCTCGACATCAAGCCCTCGAGCGGCATGGCGCTGATGAAGAAGGACATGGGCGGCGCCGCCCATGCCCTCGCACTGGCGGGCCTGGTCATGGCGATGGGCCTGAAGGTGCGCCTGCACGTGCTGTTGCCGGCGGTAGAAAACGCGATATCCGGCCACGCCTTCCGTCCTGGCGACATCCTGCGCGGGCGCAACGGACTGTCGGTCGAGGTCACGAATACCGACGCCGAAGGCCGGCTGGTGCTTGGCGATGCGCTAGTACGCGCAAGTGAGATGAAGCCGGAACTGGTCATCGATTTCGCTACCCTGACGGGGGCGGCACGCGTGGCGCTGGGCCCGGACTTGCCCGCCATGTTCGCGCGCAAGGACGAGACGGCGAATGGACTGCTCGTCGCCGGCATCGAGCGCGACGACCCGTGCTGGCGCCTGCCGCTGTTCGAAGGGTACCGCGAATACCTCAAGTCCGACGTAGCCGACCTGCAGAACTCGCCTGCCAACGGCTTTGCCGGAGCCAGCGTGGCGGCGCTGTTTCTCGACCGCTTCGTGGGCGAGGGGATCGACTGGGCGCACTTCGATACCTTCGCCTGGCGCCCCGCGGCGAAGCCCGGGCGCCCCAAGGGGGGAGACGCCCTTGGACTGCGCGCGGCGTGGGGGCTGCTCAAGGCGCGATACGGCTGA
- the argC gene encoding N-acetyl-gamma-glutamyl-phosphate reductase: MTTSVFIDGAAGTTGLEIAERLSGRSEFALIALEDARRKDDAARAEAINDADVVILCLPDDAARDAVAMIRNDRTRVIDASTAHRVADGWTYGFPEIVGRETVAQAKRVSNPGCYPTGFLGLLAPLVHNGLLPAAWPYSCTGVSGYSGGGKALIARFEQDRDIAWRGYGLTFGHKHVPEMQRYAGLAIAPMFSPAVVPAHRGMVVEIPLPLGVMPGNVPAELLRAALTQFYAGSPIVTVAQELPADGEMLMRASMEPWDGLELHVMGSSDGEQARLVAVLDNLGKGASGAAVQTLNLMAGLDETAGLRL; this comes from the coding sequence ATGACGACTTCTGTATTCATCGACGGTGCGGCAGGCACCACGGGCCTCGAGATCGCGGAGCGGCTGTCCGGACGCAGCGAGTTCGCGCTGATCGCTCTCGAAGACGCGCGCCGCAAGGACGATGCCGCGCGGGCCGAGGCGATCAACGACGCCGACGTCGTGATCCTGTGCCTGCCTGACGATGCCGCGCGCGATGCCGTGGCGATGATCCGCAACGACCGCACCCGTGTAATCGACGCTTCGACCGCGCATCGCGTCGCCGATGGCTGGACATACGGCTTTCCCGAAATCGTCGGCCGCGAGACCGTGGCGCAGGCCAAGCGCGTTTCGAATCCCGGCTGCTATCCGACGGGTTTCCTCGGCCTGCTTGCCCCGCTGGTGCACAATGGCCTGCTGCCGGCGGCATGGCCCTATAGCTGCACCGGCGTGTCCGGCTACTCAGGCGGCGGCAAGGCGCTGATCGCACGGTTCGAGCAGGACCGCGACATCGCCTGGCGTGGCTATGGCCTGACCTTCGGGCACAAGCACGTGCCCGAGATGCAGCGCTATGCCGGCCTTGCCATTGCGCCGATGTTCTCGCCGGCGGTGGTCCCGGCGCACCGCGGCATGGTGGTCGAGATCCCGCTGCCGCTGGGCGTGATGCCGGGCAACGTTCCTGCCGAACTGTTGCGCGCCGCGCTCACCCAGTTCTACGCCGGATCGCCGATCGTGACGGTGGCTCAGGAATTGCCGGCGGACGGCGAAATGCTGATGCGCGCCTCGATGGAGCCGTGGGACGGCCTCGAACTGCACGTCATGGGCAGCAGCGACGGCGAACAGGCGCGGCTCGTCGCGGTTCTCGACAACCTCGGCAAGGGCGCGAGCGGGGCGGCGGTACAGACGCTGAACCTGATGGCGGGACTGGACGAAACGGCGGGCCTGCGGCTCTAG
- a CDS encoding 2Fe-2S iron-sulfur cluster-binding protein: MPKIVVVNRAGEEKTVDADAGLSVMEAIRDNGFDELLALCGGCCSCATCHVYVDPAFADKIPAMSEDENDLLDSSDHRNESSRLSCQVQITGDLDGLRVTIAPED, translated from the coding sequence ATGCCCAAGATTGTCGTTGTCAATCGTGCTGGTGAAGAAAAGACCGTCGACGCCGATGCCGGCCTGTCGGTGATGGAAGCAATCCGTGACAACGGCTTCGACGAGCTGCTGGCCCTGTGCGGCGGCTGCTGCTCGTGCGCGACCTGCCATGTCTATGTCGATCCCGCCTTTGCCGACAAGATCCCGGCGATGAGCGAAGACGAGAACGACCTGCTCGACAGCTCGGACCACCGCAACGAATCCTCGCGCCTTTCGTGCCAGGTGCAGATCACCGGCGATCTCGACGGCCTGCGCGTGACGATCGCTCCGGAAGACTGA
- a CDS encoding DNA-3-methyladenine glycosylase family protein produces MGLSAEAIREGLDHIAARSPALADAIERVGYPEPRIRPTGYRTLLRTIVGQQVSVSAAASVWNKLEALLGEDLPPHDLLAADFDALRACGLSRQKQGYARSLCELVVSGELDFDSLPQDDEEAIAELVKIKGIGRWSAEIYLLFAEGRPDIWPAGDLAVQVGLGRLLGLPERPSEKDTRVLAEQWRPHRGAAAIFTWHCYNNPAL; encoded by the coding sequence GTGGGTCTTAGCGCAGAGGCAATCCGCGAAGGACTGGACCATATTGCCGCCCGGTCTCCGGCGCTGGCCGATGCGATCGAACGCGTCGGATACCCCGAGCCGCGCATAAGGCCGACCGGCTATCGCACGCTGTTGCGCACGATTGTCGGGCAGCAGGTCAGCGTGTCGGCGGCGGCATCGGTGTGGAACAAGCTGGAGGCCCTGCTGGGCGAAGACCTGCCCCCGCATGACCTGCTCGCGGCCGACTTCGACGCGTTGCGCGCCTGCGGCCTGTCACGCCAGAAGCAGGGCTACGCGCGCAGTCTTTGCGAACTGGTGGTATCCGGCGAACTCGATTTCGATTCGCTGCCGCAGGACGACGAGGAGGCGATTGCCGAACTCGTGAAGATCAAGGGGATCGGGCGCTGGTCGGCGGAAATCTACCTCCTGTTCGCGGAGGGGCGGCCTGATATCTGGCCGGCGGGCGACCTTGCAGTCCAGGTGGGGCTGGGGCGATTGCTCGGACTGCCGGAACGTCCGAGCGAGAAGGATACGCGCGTCCTGGCCGAACAGTGGCGGCCCCATCGCGGCGCGGCGGCGATCTTCACCTGGCATTGCTATAACAATCCGGCGCTGTAG
- a CDS encoding SDR family oxidoreductase, with amino-acid sequence MGKTIFITGGASGIGRAVAQRFGQGGWFVGIADIDEGGMMQTAAMLPSGRSSRHKLDVRDRSAWDAALADCARAGGGRIDVVFNNAGIPIGGAIADLAVEEIERTLDINLKGVIFGAQAAYPWLRASAPGSVLLNTASAAGIYGSPGASVYSATKFGVRAITESLDGEWAEDGIRVRDLMPGFIETPLLDHAPNRASNEDIRSRVRGAGLEITPVSEVAEAAWAAVHGERLHTLVGKTARRLAFASRWMPGALRKQMRSAERPLGK; translated from the coding sequence ATGGGCAAGACGATCTTCATCACCGGCGGCGCATCGGGCATCGGCCGGGCGGTGGCGCAGCGATTCGGGCAGGGCGGATGGTTCGTCGGCATCGCCGACATCGATGAGGGCGGCATGATGCAGACCGCCGCGATGCTGCCGTCGGGCCGCTCGTCTCGCCACAAACTCGACGTGCGCGACCGTTCGGCATGGGACGCCGCGCTGGCCGATTGTGCCCGGGCCGGGGGTGGACGGATCGATGTCGTGTTCAACAACGCAGGGATTCCGATAGGCGGCGCTATCGCAGACCTTGCGGTCGAGGAGATCGAGCGGACGCTCGACATCAACCTCAAGGGCGTGATCTTCGGCGCGCAGGCGGCCTATCCCTGGCTAAGGGCGAGCGCACCCGGATCGGTTCTGCTCAACACCGCGAGTGCCGCGGGCATCTATGGCTCGCCCGGCGCATCGGTCTATTCGGCCACGAAGTTCGGGGTACGTGCGATCACCGAATCGCTGGATGGGGAATGGGCGGAAGACGGCATCCGCGTGCGCGACCTCATGCCAGGCTTCATCGAGACGCCGCTGCTCGATCATGCGCCCAACCGCGCCTCGAACGAGGACATCCGCTCGCGCGTTCGCGGCGCGGGGCTCGAGATCACGCCGGTCAGCGAAGTGGCCGAAGCAGCGTGGGCCGCAGTGCATGGCGAGCGGTTGCACACGCTGGTCGGCAAGACTGCGCGGCGGCTTGCATTCGCCTCCCGGTGGATGCCCGGCGCGCTCCGCAAACAGATGCGTTCGGCCGAGCGTCCCTTGGGCAAATAG
- a CDS encoding 4a-hydroxytetrahydrobiopterin dehydratase encodes MTVARLTDAERDALLAELPEWALREDGLAIVRTFRFADFSQAWGFMNRVALHAEKTDHHPEWFNVYNRVEVTLTTHDADGLSARDADMARAMESFL; translated from the coding sequence ATGACCGTAGCCCGCCTGACCGACGCAGAGCGCGACGCGCTTCTGGCCGAATTGCCCGAGTGGGCCCTGCGGGAAGACGGCCTGGCCATCGTCCGCACGTTCCGCTTCGCGGACTTCTCCCAAGCATGGGGCTTCATGAACCGCGTCGCGCTTCATGCGGAAAAGACCGATCACCATCCCGAATGGTTCAACGTCTACAACCGCGTCGAAGTTACGCTGACCACCCACGACGCGGACGGTCTTTCCGCGCGCGACGCCGACATGGCGCGCGCGATGGAAAGCTTTCTCTAG
- the ccmA gene encoding heme ABC exporter ATP-binding protein CcmA gives MQECGLVATDIACRRGDRILFRALSLDVKAGEIVHLAGANGIGKSSLIRILAGLLRPFAGTVERRGAIALSDERLALDGHLPLEDALRFWDRIDRAGRPEAEFGLDDLLDVPVRYLSTGQRKRAALARVAASGAPLWLLDEPLNGLDVHWSERAQEAIEAHCARGGAVVIASHQPLALERVRTLAIRNFQP, from the coding sequence ATGCAAGAGTGCGGTCTCGTCGCCACGGATATTGCCTGCCGGCGCGGGGATCGCATTCTGTTCCGCGCGCTGTCGCTGGACGTGAAGGCGGGCGAGATCGTGCACCTTGCCGGCGCCAACGGCATCGGCAAGTCGAGCTTGATCCGCATCCTTGCCGGATTGCTGCGTCCCTTTGCCGGAACTGTCGAGCGGCGGGGCGCGATTGCGCTTTCGGACGAACGGCTGGCGCTCGACGGTCACCTTCCGCTCGAGGATGCGCTGCGCTTCTGGGATCGGATCGACCGGGCGGGCAGGCCCGAAGCGGAGTTCGGGCTCGACGATCTGCTGGACGTTCCGGTCCGCTATCTCTCCACCGGGCAGCGCAAGCGCGCGGCGCTTGCGCGGGTTGCCGCCAGCGGGGCGCCTTTGTGGTTGCTGGACGAGCCGCTGAACGGCCTTGACGTGCATTGGAGCGAGCGGGCGCAGGAGGCGATCGAGGCCCATTGCGCGCGCGGCGGGGCAGTGGTCATCGCATCGCATCAGCCGCTCGCGCTCGAGCGCGTGCGGACGCTTGCAATCCGGAACTTTCAGCCATGA
- the ccmB gene encoding heme exporter protein CcmB, with the protein MIARLWPIFTRDLALLTRGAQGRGGAVLPLLFFLAVAMLFPFAVGPDARLLARTGAGVIWVAALLAAILPLDRLVEPDLEAGMFDQWALRGISEEALLLVRILAHWLSFGVPLMVAAPLSAGLLSLDAGQLRTVEIGLLLGTPGLAAIGVTIAALTAGMRAGAALGGLLAIPLAVPLLIFGAGSLQPGGEGGLALLAACSLVALAVAPFAGGAAIRAGRE; encoded by the coding sequence ATGATCGCGCGGCTGTGGCCTATCTTCACCCGCGACCTTGCCCTGCTTACGCGGGGGGCGCAGGGGCGGGGCGGGGCGGTTCTGCCGCTGCTGTTCTTCCTTGCCGTAGCCATGCTGTTTCCCTTCGCGGTCGGCCCGGATGCGCGCCTGCTGGCTCGAACCGGGGCGGGCGTGATCTGGGTTGCGGCGCTGCTGGCGGCGATCCTTCCGCTGGACCGTCTGGTCGAGCCCGACCTTGAAGCCGGGATGTTCGACCAGTGGGCCCTGCGCGGCATTTCCGAAGAGGCGCTGCTGCTGGTGCGCATCCTTGCCCACTGGCTCAGCTTCGGCGTGCCGCTGATGGTCGCCGCGCCACTTTCCGCAGGGTTGCTGTCGCTCGACGCCGGGCAATTGCGCACGGTCGAGATCGGGCTGCTGCTCGGAACGCCGGGGCTGGCGGCGATCGGCGTGACCATTGCCGCGTTGACGGCGGGCATGCGCGCGGGTGCGGCGCTAGGCGGGTTGCTTGCGATTCCGCTGGCCGTGCCGCTCCTGATCTTCGGCGCCGGGTCGCTTCAGCCGGGCGGAGAGGGCGGTTTGGCGCTGCTGGCGGCGTGTAGCCTGGTGGCGCTCGCCGTCGCGCCCTTCGCCGGCGGTGCGGCGATTCGGGCAGGCAGGGAGTAG
- a CDS encoding cysteine synthase A, producing the protein MMAPAIAPDTISLIGNTPLVRLKGPSEETGCEIYGKCEFTNPGASVKDRAALWIVRDAEERGILKPGGTIVEGTAGNTGIGLALVANARGYKSVIVMPETQSREKMDTLRALRSELVLVPAAPFSNPGHFVHTSRRIAEETEGAVWANQFDNIANRRAHIESTAPEIWEQMEHRIDGFTCAAGTGGTIAGVGMGLKAFDENITIALTDPHGAALYNYYAHGELKAEGSSVAEGIGQGRITANLDGAPIDTQFRISDEEGLHWVERLLAEEGLCLGLSSGINVAGAVALARQLGKGSRVATILCDTGFRYLSSLYNPEWLKTKGLRVFPWLEQ; encoded by the coding sequence ATGATGGCTCCTGCGATTGCTCCCGATACCATTTCCCTCATCGGCAACACGCCTCTCGTCCGGCTCAAGGGGCCGAGCGAGGAGACCGGTTGCGAGATCTACGGCAAGTGCGAATTCACCAACCCCGGCGCTTCGGTGAAGGATCGCGCGGCCCTGTGGATCGTCCGCGACGCCGAAGAGCGCGGCATTCTCAAGCCCGGCGGCACCATTGTCGAGGGCACGGCGGGTAACACCGGGATCGGCCTGGCACTCGTCGCCAATGCGCGCGGCTACAAGTCGGTCATCGTCATGCCCGAGACGCAATCGCGCGAGAAGATGGACACCTTGCGGGCACTGCGTTCGGAGCTGGTGCTGGTTCCGGCCGCCCCCTTCTCGAACCCCGGCCACTTCGTGCACACTTCGCGCCGCATTGCCGAGGAGACCGAAGGCGCGGTCTGGGCGAACCAGTTCGACAACATCGCCAACCGCCGAGCGCACATCGAAAGCACCGCGCCCGAAATCTGGGAGCAGATGGAGCATCGCATCGATGGCTTCACCTGCGCTGCGGGTACGGGTGGCACCATCGCGGGCGTGGGCATGGGCCTCAAGGCCTTCGACGAGAACATCACCATTGCCCTCACCGATCCGCATGGCGCCGCGCTGTACAATTACTATGCCCACGGCGAACTGAAGGCGGAAGGCTCTTCGGTTGCCGAGGGGATCGGTCAGGGGCGCATCACGGCGAACCTCGACGGTGCGCCCATCGACACCCAGTTCCGCATTTCGGACGAGGAAGGTCTGCACTGGGTCGAACGCCTGCTGGCCGAGGAAGGCCTCTGTCTTGGCCTGTCGAGCGGCATCAACGTGGCGGGCGCGGTTGCGCTGGCAAGGCAACTGGGCAAGGGCAGCCGCGTGGCGACGATCCTGTGCGACACGGGCTTCCGCTATCTCTCCTCGCTCTACAATCCGGAATGGCTCAAGACCAAGGGCCTGCGAGTGTTCCCTTGGCTGGAGCAATGA
- a CDS encoding DUF4350 domain-containing protein: MPRRYRGLAMALVALALLLGAWLLAGRGLGRDADADQPLGLFTSLPILWTEQADIRGMLSEQAAPHWARAVIERHGRVRALDTLIDIRGLDRLVIAQPRPLSPEENVALDDWVRKGGRLLLLADPMLTQESAFSLGDRRRPQDVVLLSPILGRWGLELRFDDAQPAGERESAGEAIPVNLPGEIALRKGGLDSRCAIGPDGLVARCTVGKGHVTVVADAAVLEPEDAAGRKAAALEALLGEALAH, translated from the coding sequence ATGCCGAGGCGCTATCGTGGCCTTGCGATGGCTCTCGTCGCACTGGCCCTCCTGCTCGGCGCATGGCTGCTGGCCGGGCGCGGCCTCGGCAGGGATGCTGACGCGGATCAGCCTCTGGGCTTGTTCACGAGCCTGCCCATCCTGTGGACGGAGCAGGCCGACATTCGCGGAATGCTTTCCGAACAGGCCGCGCCGCATTGGGCGCGGGCGGTGATCGAGCGGCACGGGAGAGTGCGGGCGCTCGACACACTGATCGACATTCGCGGGCTGGACCGTCTGGTCATCGCGCAGCCGCGACCGCTGTCGCCCGAGGAGAACGTCGCGCTCGACGATTGGGTGCGCAAGGGGGGGCGGTTGCTCCTGTTGGCGGACCCGATGTTGACGCAGGAAAGCGCGTTTTCACTGGGCGACAGGCGGCGACCGCAGGATGTCGTGCTGCTTTCGCCCATCCTGGGGCGCTGGGGCCTTGAATTGCGCTTCGATGATGCGCAGCCCGCCGGAGAGCGGGAAAGTGCGGGCGAGGCCATTCCGGTGAACCTGCCGGGCGAAATCGCGCTGCGCAAGGGTGGTCTGGATTCGCGCTGCGCAATTGGTCCGGACGGGCTCGTGGCGCGCTGCACGGTCGGAAAGGGGCACGTGACCGTCGTCGCCGACGCCGCCGTGCTCGAGCCGGAAGATGCGGCGGGGCGCAAGGCGGCCGCGTTGGAAGCGCTGCTCGGCGAAGCTCTGGCGCATTAA
- a CDS encoding division/cell wall cluster transcriptional repressor MraZ — MGQGFSPRGEKGRFVLPADFRSDVFAASDNQRVLCLDKHPRLPCLVGFGLSRLADFAAEIDREEEKKLRLGIDFDRDMAEAQVYGFHRASFDDSGRFVLPDHLAELGKVEDGLYFHGGGRQITIWNPGILFEQGAGWESAQAGCRAKIAEAAKGKRK, encoded by the coding sequence GTGGGACAGGGCTTTTCGCCGCGGGGCGAAAAAGGCCGCTTCGTCCTGCCTGCCGACTTCCGCTCCGATGTCTTCGCTGCGTCCGACAACCAGCGCGTCCTCTGTCTCGACAAGCATCCTCGCCTGCCTTGCCTTGTCGGCTTCGGCCTCTCGCGCCTTGCGGATTTCGCGGCCGAGATCGACCGCGAGGAAGAGAAGAAGCTGCGCCTCGGCATCGATTTCGACCGCGACATGGCCGAGGCTCAGGTATACGGCTTTCACCGCGCCAGCTTCGATGACAGCGGCCGTTTCGTCCTGCCCGATCACCTCGCGGAACTCGGCAAGGTGGAGGACGGCCTCTATTTCCATGGCGGTGGCCGCCAGATCACCATCTGGAACCCGGGCATCCTGTTCGAACAGGGCGCTGGTTGGGAAAGCGCCCAGGCCGGTTGCCGCGCGAAGATCGCCGAAGCCGCGAAGGGGAAGCGCAAGTGA